One Paenibacillus riograndensis SBR5 DNA segment encodes these proteins:
- a CDS encoding PadR family transcriptional regulator, translating into MYADILILGQLLKGPKHGYEIKKNIQEALGESFEINNNLLYPALRRFQEMGAMTKEVEKVDGKPDRHVYLLTDTGEEVFIELIRDFPRKAAANPMEFLVRVALFDRLEPELQLDILQKRLSVLEEELKHSRQYDLGQSRNRFITEVIRFKKTQTEHEWAWVKQLIDEVQGTASGME; encoded by the coding sequence ATGTATGCAGATATTTTGATTTTGGGGCAGCTTTTAAAAGGGCCTAAGCACGGTTATGAAATCAAAAAAAATATTCAGGAAGCGCTGGGGGAATCGTTCGAGATCAATAACAATTTATTGTACCCTGCGTTGCGGCGGTTTCAGGAAATGGGGGCTATGACGAAAGAGGTTGAGAAAGTGGACGGTAAGCCCGACCGCCATGTCTATCTGTTGACGGACACGGGAGAAGAAGTTTTTATTGAGCTCATTCGCGACTTTCCGCGGAAAGCGGCCGCCAATCCAATGGAGTTCCTGGTTCGCGTCGCGCTGTTCGACCGCTTGGAGCCCGAATTGCAGCTTGACATTTTGCAAAAGCGGCTGAGCGTGTTGGAAGAGGAGCTAAAGCACAGCCGCCAATACGATCTTGGCCAGTCGAGAAATCGGTTCATAACGGAAGTCATTCGTTTCAAAAAAACGCAAACCGAACATGAATGGGCATGGGTGAAGCAATTGATCGATGAAGTCCAGGGGACGGCTTCGGGTATGGAATAA
- a CDS encoding cytochrome P450 has product MNAYRQVILLNEISKLATKQAQWEPYAWYKDMRDRNPVYYDAEQDVWNVFSYDHVKRVLFDHELFSNKKERSLIPTPIQLDNRSNVNLVDPPEHRKRRALLTQAFTPRSLKEWEPRIQEIVDELITNMEGAPVIDIVQKLAIPLPVTVIADLLGVPSRARGQIKAWSDILFLPYNKKAYTDIEQQKGRAMKEFAEFLYPIVLEKRKHPADDIISDLTQAELEGEKLTDEEVVRSAIGLLGAGNETTTTLISNIFYCMLFDQPGVYQELRADLSLVPKLIEEVLRFRFGATIDRKVAQDTNVFGPEMKAGQVVVAWIGAANRDESHFTRADVFDIHRPGNQQHMTFGAGPHFCLGAPLARLEANMALASFVRRFPDIQQTDGFNLDEHLTASATGQSLKSLTIGTA; this is encoded by the coding sequence ATGAACGCATATCGCCAAGTGATCTTGCTGAACGAAATTTCGAAGCTTGCAACAAAACAAGCGCAATGGGAACCGTATGCCTGGTACAAGGACATGAGGGACCGTAATCCCGTCTACTACGATGCCGAGCAGGATGTTTGGAACGTATTTTCATATGACCACGTCAAGCGCGTGCTGTTCGACCATGAGTTGTTCTCCAACAAAAAGGAACGAAGCCTGATTCCGACTCCCATCCAATTGGATAACCGGAGTAACGTCAATCTCGTCGATCCGCCGGAACACCGCAAACGGCGCGCGCTCCTCACCCAGGCTTTTACACCCCGCAGCCTAAAAGAATGGGAGCCCCGGATCCAGGAGATCGTCGACGAACTGATCACAAATATGGAAGGCGCTCCGGTCATCGATATCGTGCAAAAGCTGGCGATTCCGTTACCGGTTACCGTCATCGCGGACCTGCTTGGGGTCCCTTCCCGGGCTCGCGGGCAGATCAAAGCATGGTCCGACATCCTTTTTCTCCCTTATAATAAGAAAGCATACACCGACATCGAACAGCAAAAGGGCCGGGCCATGAAAGAGTTCGCCGAGTTTTTGTATCCCATCGTTTTGGAGAAACGGAAGCACCCGGCGGATGACATCATCTCCGACCTGACCCAAGCCGAACTGGAGGGCGAGAAGCTGACGGACGAAGAAGTAGTCAGGTCAGCCATAGGGCTGCTCGGAGCAGGCAACGAAACAACGACGACGCTGATCTCCAACATTTTCTATTGCATGCTGTTCGATCAACCGGGTGTTTATCAAGAGCTAAGAGCCGATTTGAGCTTGGTTCCCAAGCTGATCGAGGAAGTGCTGCGTTTCCGCTTCGGGGCGACGATTGATCGGAAGGTAGCCCAGGACACCAACGTCTTCGGGCCCGAGATGAAAGCGGGGCAAGTCGTTGTGGCCTGGATTGGCGCCGCCAACCGGGACGAGTCGCACTTTACCCGCGCAGACGTATTCGATATCCATCGTCCCGGCAATCAGCAGCATATGACCTTTGGAGCTGGTCCGCATTTCTGCCTGGGCGCCCCGCTCGCGCGGTTGGAAGCGAATATGGCACTAGCCTCGTTTGTTAGACGATTCCCTGATATTCAACAGACAGATGGGTTCAACCTTGACGAGCATTTGACCGCTTCGGCCACGGGTCAGTCCTTGAAGAGTCTTACTATTGGGACAGCATAA